The following are encoded together in the Planctomycetota bacterium genome:
- a CDS encoding CinA family nicotinamide mononucleotide deamidase-related protein: MDRGPGGQPQSGVSAAIISVGDELMLGQTQDTNAKWLAAQFAARGVLVCEFRTVMDDLVAVELALRAFASRYDIVVMTGGLGPTEDDLTREALRRAMDVAEPLEVDAEALLSLDRWFKHRDRAMPAINKVQALRPRGSRCLPNAQGTAPGLSAKIGAAQIWCLPGPPNEMKPMFDVEVAPHLPRAAMSTSAVHAFGQGESFLAELLGDRMGREQNPLIGTTASGSIVSARIRGVGEAAEPGAMSRVAAEVEKLWAPYAFGRDETTLAGSLGKLLLKRGERLSLAESCTGGLTAGLVTAESGSSEWFAGGAVTYANSAKIDLLQVPGDMLAEHGAVSAEVALAMARGCAGLLKTEWAASITGIAGPTGGSAAKPVGDVFIAISGPRFEAVKHFRFPGDRASIRDRSAKSALALLRFALLGKEAFAAPIIWEWKK, encoded by the coding sequence GTGGATCGTGGACCAGGCGGCCAGCCACAAAGCGGCGTGAGCGCCGCGATCATTTCCGTCGGCGACGAGCTCATGCTGGGCCAGACGCAGGACACCAACGCCAAGTGGCTGGCGGCGCAGTTCGCCGCCCGGGGCGTGCTGGTCTGCGAGTTCCGCACCGTGATGGATGACCTGGTGGCCGTCGAGTTGGCGCTGCGGGCCTTCGCCTCGCGCTACGACATTGTGGTCATGACCGGCGGGCTTGGCCCCACCGAGGACGATCTCACCCGCGAGGCGCTGCGCCGCGCGATGGATGTGGCCGAGCCTCTGGAGGTGGATGCGGAGGCGTTGCTCTCACTCGACCGCTGGTTCAAGCACCGCGACCGCGCCATGCCTGCCATCAACAAGGTGCAGGCGCTGCGGCCCCGGGGTTCGCGCTGCCTGCCCAATGCGCAGGGAACGGCGCCCGGCCTGAGCGCGAAGATCGGCGCGGCGCAGATCTGGTGCCTGCCCGGTCCGCCCAACGAGATGAAGCCGATGTTCGACGTGGAGGTTGCGCCGCATCTGCCAAGGGCGGCTATGTCGACTTCGGCGGTTCACGCCTTCGGACAGGGGGAAAGTTTTCTCGCCGAACTTCTGGGAGATCGCATGGGCCGCGAGCAGAACCCGCTCATCGGCACCACCGCCAGCGGATCGATCGTCTCGGCACGGATCCGCGGCGTGGGCGAGGCCGCCGAGCCCGGCGCCATGAGCCGCGTGGCCGCTGAAGTCGAGAAATTGTGGGCGCCCTATGCCTTCGGTCGCGATGAAACGACTCTCGCCGGATCGCTGGGAAAATTGCTGCTCAAGCGGGGGGAGCGGCTCTCGCTGGCGGAGAGTTGCACCGGCGGATTGACGGCTGGATTGGTGACGGCGGAGAGCGGATCGAGTGAATGGTTCGCGGGCGGCGCCGTCACATACGCCAACAGCGCCAAGATCGACCTGCTGCAGGTGCCGGGCGACATGCTGGCCGAGCATGGCGCGGTCAGCGCGGAAGTGGCGCTGGCGATGGCGCGGGGGTGCGCCGGACTTCTGAAAACAGAATGGGCCGCGAGCATCACCGGCATCGCGGGCCCGACGGGCGGAAGTGCCGCGAAACCAGTGGGCGACGTTTTCATCGCCATCAGCGGGCCGCGCTTCGAAGCGGTGAAGCACTTCCGCTTCCCCGGCGACCGCGCCTCCATCCGCGATCGCTCGGCCAAGAGCGCGCTGGCCCTGCTGCGATTTGCGTTGCTTGGCAAGGAGGCCTTCGCCGCGCCGATCATCTGGGAGTGGAAGAAATGA
- a CDS encoding OsmC family protein — protein sequence MTQCTAEILWLRGEQDFLGRRYSRKHLLRFDGGLEVAGSSSPDVVPVPMSDAAAIDPEEAFIASLSSCHMLWFLAIAAKRKFCVDRYRDAAIGSMAKNADGKMFVASVTMRPEVRFSGAPVPTREQIDQMHHEAHAECFIANSVKTIVQCEPIYVDL from the coding sequence ATGACCCAATGCACTGCAGAAATTCTTTGGCTCCGCGGCGAGCAGGACTTTCTTGGCAGGCGCTACAGCCGGAAGCACCTGCTTCGTTTCGACGGGGGTTTGGAGGTCGCGGGCTCTTCGTCGCCGGATGTCGTTCCTGTTCCGATGTCCGACGCGGCTGCGATCGATCCCGAGGAAGCGTTCATCGCTTCCCTCTCGAGCTGTCACATGCTGTGGTTCCTGGCCATTGCGGCCAAGCGCAAATTCTGCGTCGACCGCTACCGCGACGCCGCCATCGGCAGCATGGCGAAGAACGCCGACGGGAAGATGTTCGTTGCCTCAGTCACGATGAGGCCGGAGGTACGGTTTTCCGGCGCTCCTGTGCCGACGCGGGAGCAGATCGACCAGATGCACCATGAAGCCCACGCAGAGTGCTTCATTGCCAACTCGGTGAAGACCATCGTTCAATGCGAGCCGATTTATGTCGATCTCTAG
- a CDS encoding STAS domain-containing protein, with protein sequence MQTHVSERDGLILVVAADGGLNAGTAQQLIDEIAEHVKTGATQIIVDCAKLEVLSSMGLGSLLQIHNKMKKLGAEVRLCGLRSLLAQAILLSRLDKVFSVYTDVNAAKLSFRPVS encoded by the coding sequence ATGCAGACCCACGTCTCCGAGCGCGACGGATTGATCCTGGTGGTGGCCGCGGATGGCGGCCTGAACGCGGGCACGGCGCAGCAGCTGATCGACGAGATCGCCGAGCATGTCAAGACCGGCGCCACCCAGATCATCGTGGACTGCGCCAAGCTGGAGGTGCTCTCCAGCATGGGGCTGGGCTCGCTGCTGCAGATCCACAACAAGATGAAGAAACTCGGCGCCGAGGTGCGCCTCTGCGGATTGCGCAGCCTGCTGGCGCAGGCCATCCTGCTGTCGCGCTTGGACAAGGTCTTCTCGGTCTACACCGACGTGAACGCCGCGAAACTCTCGTTTCGCCCGGTTTCCTAG
- a CDS encoding FAD-binding protein translates to MSAVHPVSPTDSATSIRLPMLAPLAELRRSAANDLRAMHLGEVRFGKHDRMLYATDASIYQVEPIGVVILNRPEAAIDLVRYCSPRRIPMLPRGGGTSLAGQCVNEAIAIDMSARCRGIRAIDVAARTATVEPGVTLDQLNAALAPHGMIFGPDVATSSHATLGGMIGNNSAGARSIVHGRTVENLLALTVVLADGSVQKFSRGSCDRDPVQNAIAKQLAAIAMPHADEIRKRIPKILRHVDGYNIDLLLEQLQSSTPGTFDQVNLAHLMCGSEGTLGVTVEATLKIVPKPPRTGLAILGFASIAEALTPLMAMIDTRPSAVELIDDVVLNAARNNTEYRRYVDLMPVPRGGHLGAVIYVEYQGASDAELNARFDALAKAVPGAAMYRFLSLDSVATAWKLRKAGEPLLHNIPGDRKPMTFVEDTAVDPAKLLRFVEEFKAIVTRHGTTAAYYAHASVGCLHIRPLVKITDEASRAQVASIASDVADLVAKYGGALSGEHGDGRLRTPLLDRVLGKELCQVFREIKAIFDPHGLMNPGNLIDTSDPSRMMRSLRVKPHDREVTLPKTNTFFRFEKEQGFEHAVEACNGAGLCRRTQPTGVMCPSYRATLDERHSTRGRGNALRLALSGQMNESSLSKAGEQQISETGLSTPGQSWSDPETKATLDLCLSCKACQSECPSNVDISKLKAEYQAQEFAVKGSVPFRTKLVGRIRKSNRLGSRLWPLANAMLAFNPFEALLHSMIGFHRDRTLPKFGPAVHRWVQRRKRGGDSSRPTVLLFADCFTNYGETQIARHAVELLEAFGYRVVMPDAGCCGRTLISVGMLAEASGTCAATARALLACLKQENAVALLALEPSCLSAIKDDWLDLKMEVDARQLADLAARSMLVEEFLDARWEDHPCRPKIESVKEQVIYHGHCHQKSLWGSESGTRLLRRIFGARLTALDSGCCGMAGSFGYAQHRYDLSMKIGEQSLFPAIRAAPGAVIVAAGTSCRHQIRDGTAAEALHPVELLSKLLLPVSHPIQNGSHAG, encoded by the coding sequence GTGAGCGCCGTTCACCCCGTTTCTCCAACCGACTCGGCCACTTCGATTCGATTGCCGATGCTGGCGCCGCTCGCCGAGCTGCGCCGCAGCGCGGCCAACGACCTGCGGGCGATGCATCTGGGCGAAGTGCGCTTCGGCAAGCATGACCGCATGCTCTACGCCACCGACGCCAGCATCTACCAGGTGGAGCCGATCGGCGTGGTGATCCTGAACCGGCCGGAGGCGGCCATCGACCTTGTTCGCTACTGCTCGCCGCGGCGGATTCCCATGCTGCCTCGTGGCGGCGGCACGAGCCTGGCCGGCCAGTGCGTCAATGAAGCGATTGCGATCGACATGAGCGCCCGTTGCCGGGGCATTCGCGCCATCGATGTCGCGGCTCGCACGGCCACGGTTGAACCCGGCGTCACGCTGGATCAGTTGAACGCGGCCCTCGCGCCGCACGGCATGATTTTCGGCCCCGATGTCGCCACTAGCTCGCACGCCACCCTCGGCGGCATGATCGGCAACAATTCGGCGGGGGCCCGCAGCATCGTGCATGGGCGCACCGTGGAAAATCTGCTCGCCTTGACCGTGGTTCTGGCGGATGGCTCCGTGCAGAAGTTCTCGCGCGGCTCTTGTGACAGGGATCCGGTGCAAAACGCGATCGCCAAACAACTCGCGGCGATCGCGATGCCGCACGCCGACGAGATTCGCAAACGCATTCCCAAAATCCTCCGCCACGTCGATGGCTACAACATCGATCTGCTGCTGGAGCAGCTCCAGTCGAGCACGCCGGGCACCTTCGACCAGGTCAACCTCGCCCATCTCATGTGCGGCTCCGAGGGAACGCTTGGCGTGACGGTTGAGGCCACGCTGAAGATTGTTCCCAAGCCGCCGCGCACGGGGCTGGCCATTCTCGGTTTCGCCAGCATCGCCGAGGCGCTCACGCCGCTCATGGCGATGATCGACACCAGGCCCAGCGCGGTGGAGCTGATCGACGATGTGGTGCTCAACGCCGCCCGCAACAACACCGAGTACCGCCGCTATGTGGATCTGATGCCCGTGCCCCGGGGCGGCCATCTTGGTGCCGTGATCTACGTCGAATACCAGGGCGCCAGCGACGCGGAACTGAACGCCCGGTTCGACGCGCTGGCCAAGGCCGTCCCCGGCGCCGCGATGTATCGGTTTCTCTCGCTGGATTCCGTCGCGACCGCCTGGAAATTGCGCAAGGCCGGCGAGCCGCTGCTGCACAACATTCCCGGCGACCGCAAACCCATGACCTTCGTGGAGGACACGGCGGTCGATCCCGCGAAGTTGCTCCGATTCGTCGAGGAATTCAAAGCGATCGTCACCCGCCATGGCACCACCGCGGCCTACTACGCCCATGCCAGCGTGGGCTGTCTGCACATCCGGCCGCTGGTGAAGATCACCGACGAGGCCAGCCGCGCACAGGTCGCTTCGATCGCCTCGGACGTCGCGGATCTGGTGGCCAAGTATGGCGGCGCGCTTTCGGGAGAGCATGGCGACGGCCGCCTGCGCACGCCGCTTCTGGACCGCGTGCTGGGCAAGGAGCTCTGCCAGGTCTTCCGCGAGATCAAGGCGATCTTCGATCCCCACGGCCTGATGAACCCGGGCAATCTGATCGACACCAGCGATCCGTCGCGCATGATGAGGTCGCTGCGCGTGAAGCCGCATGATCGCGAGGTCACGCTGCCCAAGACCAACACCTTCTTCCGCTTCGAGAAAGAGCAGGGCTTCGAACATGCGGTCGAGGCTTGCAACGGCGCCGGGCTCTGCCGCCGGACCCAACCAACGGGGGTGATGTGTCCTTCGTATCGGGCAACGCTCGACGAGCGACACTCGACGCGCGGTCGCGGCAACGCGCTGCGGCTGGCGCTCTCGGGGCAGATGAATGAATCGAGCTTGTCAAAAGCGGGGGAGCAACAGATTTCAGAAACGGGGCTCAGCACGCCGGGACAATCCTGGAGCGATCCTGAAACCAAGGCGACGCTGGATCTCTGCCTCTCCTGCAAAGCCTGCCAAAGCGAGTGCCCGAGCAACGTCGACATCTCCAAACTGAAGGCTGAATACCAGGCCCAGGAATTCGCCGTGAAAGGCAGCGTTCCCTTCCGGACGAAACTGGTCGGACGAATCCGCAAGTCCAACCGCTTGGGCTCGCGCTTGTGGCCGCTGGCCAACGCGATGCTCGCTTTCAACCCTTTTGAAGCGTTGCTGCACTCCATGATTGGATTTCACCGCGATCGGACGCTGCCCAAATTCGGCCCTGCCGTCCATCGTTGGGTCCAGCGGCGCAAGCGCGGCGGAGATTCCTCGCGGCCCACCGTGCTTCTCTTCGCGGATTGCTTCACCAACTATGGCGAAACGCAGATCGCACGCCACGCCGTGGAATTACTCGAAGCCTTTGGCTACCGCGTGGTGATGCCCGACGCCGGCTGCTGCGGACGCACCCTGATCAGCGTGGGAATGCTGGCGGAAGCCTCGGGAACCTGCGCGGCAACCGCCCGCGCATTGCTGGCTTGCCTGAAGCAGGAGAATGCGGTCGCGCTGCTCGCCCTTGAACCATCCTGCCTCAGCGCGATCAAGGATGACTGGCTCGACCTCAAGATGGAGGTCGATGCAAGGCAACTCGCGGATCTCGCCGCCCGCAGCATGCTGGTCGAGGAGTTCCTTGACGCCCGTTGGGAGGATCATCCCTGCCGGCCGAAGATCGAGTCGGTCAAGGAGCAAGTGATCTACCACGGCCATTGCCACCAGAAGTCCCTGTGGGGCTCCGAGTCCGGCACGCGCCTGCTGCGCCGCATCTTCGGCGCTCGACTGACGGCCCTCGACTCCGGCTGCTGCGGCATGGCCGGTTCGTTCGGCTACGCGCAGCACCGCTACGACCTTTCCATGAAGATCGGCGAGCAATCCCTCTTTCCGGCGATCCGCGCCGCGCCCGGCGCGGTGATCGTCGCTGCCGGCACCAGCTGCCGTCATCAGATCCGCGACGGCACTGCCGCCGAGGCGCTGCACCCGGTCGAACTCCTCTCGAAATTGCTCCTGCCCGTTTCCCATCCCATCCAAAATGGGTCGCACGCAGGCTAG
- a CDS encoding response regulator, which translates to MATPQDELEQEIEREPSDEELKGAVLLLVDDNLQNVELMQAWLESLGCKLETAHDGVEAIEAVHRCRPDLILLDVMMPRMSGFEVCRKLKQDPSMRDTVIIMVTALNEVGDFERAVECGCDDFLTKPVNKLELITRVRSLLRVRLLKRRVEALLKSPRL; encoded by the coding sequence ATGGCCACACCGCAAGACGAGCTGGAGCAAGAGATCGAACGCGAGCCTTCCGACGAGGAGCTCAAGGGGGCGGTTCTGCTGCTGGTGGACGACAATCTTCAGAACGTCGAGTTGATGCAGGCCTGGCTGGAATCGCTGGGATGCAAGCTGGAGACGGCCCACGACGGCGTGGAGGCCATCGAGGCCGTTCATCGCTGCCGCCCTGACTTGATCCTGCTGGATGTGATGATGCCCCGGATGAGCGGCTTCGAGGTCTGCCGCAAGCTGAAGCAGGACCCTTCGATGCGCGACACGGTGATCATCATGGTGACGGCGCTGAATGAAGTGGGGGACTTCGAGCGGGCGGTGGAGTGCGGCTGCGACGACTTCCTGACCAAGCCGGTCAACAAGCTGGAGCTGATCACCCGCGTGCGCAGCCTGCTGCGCGTGCGTCTGCTCAAGCGGCGCGTGGAAGCGCTGCTCAAGAGCCCGAGGCTCTAG
- a CDS encoding GNAT family N-acetyltransferase codes for MPFRSYLKLVADQAVGVNLQRNFVPSTFLFAFVGDRIVGRTSIRHSLNDFLERVGGHIGYAVVPEFRRRGYATEILRQSLQIAHKQLGIRRVLVTCDDDNVGSYKTIEKNGGVLENIVSVPDQGKPKRRYWIEER; via the coding sequence ATGCCCTTTCGCAGCTATCTCAAGCTGGTCGCGGACCAGGCTGTGGGCGTTAACTTGCAGCGGAATTTTGTGCCGTCGACTTTTCTTTTCGCGTTCGTGGGCGACCGCATCGTCGGGCGGACTTCGATTCGCCACTCCTTGAATGATTTCCTCGAGCGGGTGGGCGGGCACATCGGCTATGCCGTCGTGCCGGAATTCCGCCGGCGCGGCTATGCCACCGAGATCCTCCGGCAGTCGCTGCAGATCGCGCACAAGCAACTTGGCATCCGCCGCGTCCTGGTGACCTGCGACGATGACAACGTCGGGTCGTACAAGACCATCGAGAAGAACGGCGGCGTGCTCGAGAACATCGTGAGCGTGCCGGATCAAGGAAAGCCGAAGCGCCGCTACTGGATTGAGGAAAGGTAG
- a CDS encoding TlpA family protein disulfide reductase, translating into MKKSTLSKSSAFAALVLCAGLTAVPFAMAQTMPSSTPSAPPAAPTTPPPTPPDAPAIPSDMPPPAGAPMDIPPEFKSPAPSTTWTAEEKSPESMKKAVETVHGLTAKYGALPAVEETMTIRSPQFQGQDQKVQLMASKGGDAKVVMPGITITRLKDQVYVEMDGRPKYAQIKAEGTAVKAIGDVMGGKLPLPSLILIGGDQSESASALTLGQCPDIVPTGFRAGKDGKPDQVLLVDPAGTEVVANLDPKSGLIDSLDLSLTNPQFPAGMRLPMTVSFERKVYDNGFTTPIAFDPAGRKMKDSLEAIDQAFDTGDDAPNFTLATTDGKTVSLADLKGKVVVLDFWATWCKPCMQGLPLLDTFAKWAAESGKPIVVYAVDVMERSDPSKPEERIKMVADFWKNKAFTVPTLVDVDDKAGKDFQLTGIPFTVVIGPDGKIAATHLGFDANAVENLKKDVEKALSTKG; encoded by the coding sequence GTGAAAAAGTCCACGTTGTCCAAGTCGTCCGCGTTCGCCGCTCTCGTTCTCTGCGCCGGTCTGACCGCGGTGCCTTTTGCCATGGCCCAGACCATGCCGAGCTCGACACCCAGCGCGCCTCCCGCAGCTCCCACGACTCCGCCGCCGACTCCGCCCGATGCGCCGGCGATTCCAAGCGACATGCCTCCGCCCGCGGGCGCCCCGATGGACATTCCGCCGGAGTTCAAGTCGCCTGCGCCTTCGACCACCTGGACCGCGGAGGAGAAATCCCCAGAGTCCATGAAGAAGGCCGTTGAAACGGTGCACGGGCTGACGGCGAAGTACGGCGCGCTGCCGGCGGTCGAAGAGACCATGACCATCCGCTCGCCGCAGTTCCAGGGGCAGGATCAAAAGGTGCAGCTCATGGCCAGCAAGGGCGGCGACGCCAAAGTGGTCATGCCCGGCATCACCATCACCCGCCTGAAGGACCAGGTCTATGTGGAAATGGATGGACGGCCGAAGTACGCGCAGATCAAGGCGGAGGGCACCGCGGTCAAGGCGATCGGCGATGTGATGGGTGGCAAGCTGCCGCTGCCGTCGCTGATTTTGATCGGCGGCGATCAATCCGAATCCGCTTCGGCGCTGACGCTGGGCCAGTGCCCGGACATCGTGCCGACGGGTTTCCGCGCGGGCAAGGATGGCAAGCCTGACCAAGTGCTGCTGGTCGATCCGGCGGGCACCGAAGTGGTGGCCAACCTCGATCCCAAGAGCGGACTGATCGACTCGCTGGACTTGTCGCTGACCAATCCGCAGTTCCCGGCGGGAATGCGCCTGCCGATGACGGTGTCGTTCGAGCGCAAGGTCTACGACAACGGCTTCACCACGCCGATTGCCTTCGATCCCGCGGGCCGCAAGATGAAGGATTCGCTCGAGGCGATCGACCAGGCGTTTGACACAGGCGACGACGCTCCGAACTTCACGCTGGCCACCACCGATGGCAAGACCGTTTCGCTGGCGGATCTCAAGGGCAAGGTCGTGGTGCTTGATTTCTGGGCGACCTGGTGCAAGCCCTGCATGCAGGGTCTGCCGCTGCTGGACACCTTCGCGAAGTGGGCGGCCGAGAGCGGCAAGCCGATCGTGGTCTATGCCGTGGACGTGATGGAGCGCTCCGACCCGAGCAAGCCGGAGGAGCGCATCAAGATGGTCGCCGACTTCTGGAAGAACAAGGCCTTCACCGTGCCGACGCTGGTGGATGTCGACGACAAGGCGGGCAAGGATTTCCAGCTGACGGGCATTCCCTTCACCGTGGTCATCGGGCCGGACGGCAAGATCGCGGCGACGCACCTTGGATTTGACGCGAACGCCGTTGAGAACCTGAAGAAGGATGTCGAGAAGGCGCTGTCGACGAAGGGGTGA
- a CDS encoding KpsF/GutQ family sugar-phosphate isomerase, with translation MTGKTASDEATFLSDVLRSEAEAITRLALRISQDSPESQHFVKAIDLICECKGHVVVSGMGKSGLIGTKLSATFASLGQPSHFVHPAEAVHGDLGRIRTDDVVMLLSYSGETEELLNFAAILNADGVPRIGISKHAQTSLAKISSVHISLGDIEEACPLNLAPTATTATMLAAGDALALAVARRRNFKADDFHKIHPGGMLGIGLRPVSEALRFQVGKNLTCVPLESTMKGALQSAGEGRRAGALMVVDSHGRLAGILTDGDVRRLINKFGAAALDKPIADCMTKHPRCLPAQSLVRDAVRMIRELRVDELPVVDTDGRPIGLIDVQDLVALKVVRD, from the coding sequence ATGACCGGAAAGACGGCGAGCGACGAGGCGACCTTTCTCTCGGATGTGCTTCGCTCGGAGGCGGAGGCAATCACGCGGCTCGCCCTGCGGATCTCCCAGGACAGTCCGGAGTCGCAACACTTCGTCAAGGCCATCGACCTGATCTGCGAGTGCAAGGGGCACGTGGTGGTCAGCGGCATGGGCAAGTCCGGCCTGATCGGCACCAAGCTCTCCGCCACCTTCGCCAGCCTCGGGCAGCCCAGTCATTTCGTGCACCCGGCCGAGGCGGTGCATGGCGACCTCGGTCGCATCCGCACCGATGACGTGGTGATGCTGCTTTCCTACAGCGGCGAGACCGAGGAGCTGCTCAACTTCGCGGCCATCCTCAACGCCGACGGCGTGCCCCGGATCGGCATTTCCAAACATGCCCAGACCAGCCTGGCCAAGATCTCCTCGGTGCACATTTCGCTGGGTGACATCGAGGAGGCCTGCCCCCTGAACCTGGCCCCCACCGCCACCACCGCCACCATGCTGGCCGCCGGCGACGCTCTGGCCCTGGCCGTGGCCCGGCGGCGCAACTTCAAGGCCGACGATTTCCACAAGATCCACCCCGGGGGAATGCTGGGTATCGGCCTGCGGCCCGTCAGCGAGGCGCTGCGCTTCCAGGTGGGCAAGAACCTGACCTGCGTTCCGCTGGAGTCGACCATGAAGGGCGCCCTGCAATCTGCGGGCGAGGGCCGCCGCGCCGGCGCCCTGATGGTGGTGGACTCCCACGGGCGCCTGGCGGGCATCCTGACCGACGGCGACGTGCGGCGCCTGATCAACAAGTTCGGTGCCGCCGCGCTGGACAAGCCCATCGCCGACTGCATGACCAAGCACCCGCGCTGCCTGCCGGCCCAGTCGCTGGTGCGCGACGCGGTGCGGATGATCCGCGAGCTGCGCGTCGACGAGCTGCCGGTGGTGGACACCGACGGGCGCCCCATCGGTCTGATCGACGTGCAGGACCTGGTGGCCCTCAAAGTGGTGCGGGACTAG
- a CDS encoding cupin domain-containing protein, which translates to MKPMSPKQIAASLTELWSPRVIAEVDDAFVKVAKVRGSLAWHSHENEDELFLILKGHLRIEMESGSVELDEGEMFVVPKGVRHNPVAEQECHLMLIERKSTLHTGGVVTDKTRSIADQLRPM; encoded by the coding sequence ATGAAACCCATGTCACCAAAGCAGATCGCCGCCTCGCTCACCGAGCTCTGGTCGCCGCGGGTCATCGCGGAAGTCGACGACGCCTTCGTCAAGGTCGCCAAGGTCCGCGGCTCGCTGGCCTGGCACAGCCACGAAAACGAGGACGAGCTCTTTCTGATCCTCAAGGGACACCTGCGCATCGAGATGGAAAGCGGCTCGGTCGAGCTCGACGAGGGCGAGATGTTCGTGGTGCCCAAGGGTGTACGCCACAACCCGGTCGCCGAGCAGGAGTGTCACCTCATGCTCATCGAACGCAAGAGCACGCTGCACACAGGTGGCGTGGTCACCGACAAAACCCGCTCCATCGCAGACCAGCTTCGCCCGATGTGA
- the folK gene encoding 2-amino-4-hydroxy-6-hydroxymethyldihydropteridine diphosphokinase, producing MIFQGEFVGIALGSNMGDRQSLLRQAVKAIIDQRVLTSVNTSSVYETVAVGEHAGGMFLNAVVTGWSPHSPRELLAGCMRIEKSLGRDRDQEGEGGPRTIDLDLLFVGKHLVNEPGLQLPHPRMFGRQFVLKPLSELAGDLILPTQKMSVHSLVESLDQTAIGRCIGPV from the coding sequence ATGATTTTTCAAGGCGAATTTGTCGGCATCGCGCTGGGATCCAACATGGGCGACCGGCAGAGCCTGCTGCGGCAGGCTGTGAAGGCGATCATCGATCAACGCGTGCTGACCAGCGTCAACACCAGTTCCGTGTATGAAACGGTCGCGGTGGGCGAACACGCGGGGGGCATGTTTCTCAACGCCGTGGTCACGGGGTGGTCGCCGCATTCGCCGCGGGAGCTGCTGGCCGGCTGCATGCGCATCGAAAAATCTCTGGGGCGAGACCGCGACCAGGAGGGCGAGGGCGGCCCGCGGACCATCGACCTCGACTTGCTGTTTGTCGGCAAGCACCTGGTGAACGAGCCGGGGCTGCAACTGCCCCATCCGCGCATGTTCGGGCGGCAATTTGTGCTCAAACCGCTCTCCGAGCTCGCCGGAGATTTGATACTTCCAACTCAAAAAATGAGCGTACACTCGCTCGTCGAATCGCTGGACCAAACGGCGATCGGTCGCTGTATCGGTCCGGTTTGA